A window from Gossypium raimondii isolate GPD5lz chromosome 7, ASM2569854v1, whole genome shotgun sequence encodes these proteins:
- the LOC105763506 gene encoding uncharacterized protein LOC105763506: MEALLAKYGVHHRIAMAYHPQTNGQAEVSNREINTILEKIVYPNQKDWSLRLNDALWACEIAYKTPISMISYRIVFGKACHLPVKLEHKAYWAVRQCNMELEPAGKARKLDIQELEEIRNDSYENARIYKDKTKLFHDKRIAQKHLLVGQKVLLYNSVLKLFPGWMFTLRDQVTVYGYLVSPSALTVTGKLRLDYARRDDARAAPERMRDGILCKQSE; encoded by the exons ATGGAGGCACTGTTGGCAAAATACGGAGTCCACCACCGTATAGCTATGGCTTACCATCCCCAAACGAATGGTCAAGCCGAGGTCTCGAATAGGGAAATCAATACTATTCTGGAGAAAATAGTTTATCCCAACCAAAAGGATTGGAGCCTTCGGCTAAATGATGCACTTTGGGCCTGTGAGATTGCGTATAAGACACCGATTAGCATGATCTCGTATCGAATTGTTTTTGGTAAAGCTTGCCACCTTCCGGTCAAATTGGAACATAAAGCCTATTGGGCCGTTCGACAATGTAACATGGAGTTAGAACCCGCAGGAAAGGCAAGGAAATTAGACATCCAAGAGTTAGAAGAAATTCGCAATGATTCCTACGAGAATGCTCGCATTTATAAAGACAAGACAAAGTTGTTTCACGATAAGAGAATAGCTCAGAAGCATTTATTGGTAGGacaaaaagttttactttataactcCGTGTTAAAGTTATTCCCAG GATGGATGTTTACACTTAGAGATCAAGTTACTGTTTATGGGTATCTGGTGAGTCCCTCAGCTCTTACAG TCACGGGTAAGCTGAGATTGGATTACGCTAGGAGGGACGATGCCAGGGCTGCGCCAGAGAGAATGCGGGATGGGATATTATGCAAACAGAGTGAGTGA